From Streptosporangiales bacterium, one genomic window encodes:
- a CDS encoding AAA family ATPase: MRGAGAAGTPAARSERDARATMLEDRLARFDAVENGLVFGRVDLTGGEEHYVGRIGLSSDDYERMLVDWRAPAARPFYTATPGSPEGIARRRHLRVRNRRVVGVDDDVFDLSRLGDADRRHLSGEAALLAALSEGRTGRMRDIVATIQGEQDRVIRSGLPGVLVVQGGPGTGKTAVALHRAAYLLYEHRDRLTSRGVLVVGPSGVFLRYIEQVLPSLGETGVVMSTVDGLYPGVTPTAREPVETAQVKGDARMETVIAELVRSTQRVPGTPIEIAYGRHRLALDADLVGRARTRARRSRRPHNQARSAFQRQVYGSLAARLLRSVEGDRPPSQQDLTDAAGDLLATDSLVAAVDRLWPYLTPEGLLAGFYATPALRHRVARTLTERERDLLQRTPGEGWTPADVPLLDEIARRLGPVPIADPLADLRAEEERAERRAAADTIGQLELPMPVSAATVAERYRGGGERRTVAQHAAEDREWTYGHVIVDEAQELSPMAWRMLQRRCPARSMTVVGDLAQTSAPWGARAWEDALGEYAGDRLRVEELTVNYRTPTEIMSVAGNVLRSVDPDASVPESIRSTGEPPWVVRVCPDTLVDTLVKAVVDEASLLDDGMVAVVVPTARRDELDRRLAELRPDLLSTRRAELDSPVVVLDVASAKGLEFDAVLVVEPGEILAEGARGAHDLYVALSRATKRLGVVHLADLPPAMGALG, translated from the coding sequence GTGCGCGGAGCCGGTGCCGCGGGCACCCCCGCGGCACGCAGCGAGCGTGATGCCCGCGCGACGATGCTCGAGGACCGGCTGGCGCGGTTCGACGCGGTCGAGAACGGTCTCGTCTTCGGCCGGGTCGACCTCACCGGCGGCGAGGAGCACTACGTCGGACGCATCGGCCTGTCCAGCGACGACTACGAGCGCATGCTCGTCGACTGGCGCGCACCGGCGGCGCGTCCCTTCTACACCGCGACGCCCGGCTCGCCCGAGGGCATCGCGAGGCGCCGGCACCTGCGGGTGCGCAACCGCCGGGTCGTCGGCGTCGACGACGACGTGTTCGACCTCTCCCGGCTCGGCGACGCCGACCGGCGGCACCTGTCCGGCGAGGCCGCCCTGCTGGCGGCGCTCAGCGAGGGCCGTACCGGACGCATGCGCGACATCGTCGCGACCATCCAGGGCGAGCAGGACCGCGTGATCAGGAGCGGCCTGCCCGGCGTGCTGGTGGTGCAGGGCGGTCCCGGCACCGGCAAGACAGCGGTGGCCCTGCACCGCGCCGCCTACCTGCTGTACGAGCACCGCGACCGCCTCACGTCCCGCGGAGTGCTCGTCGTCGGGCCGAGCGGCGTCTTCCTGCGGTACATCGAGCAGGTGCTGCCGTCCCTCGGCGAGACCGGCGTCGTGATGTCCACCGTCGACGGCCTCTACCCGGGCGTCACGCCGACGGCACGCGAACCCGTCGAGACGGCGCAGGTCAAGGGCGACGCCCGCATGGAGACGGTGATCGCGGAGCTCGTCCGCAGCACCCAACGAGTGCCGGGCACCCCGATCGAGATCGCGTACGGACGGCACCGGCTCGCCCTCGACGCCGATCTCGTCGGCCGGGCGCGCACCCGGGCGCGACGCTCCAGGCGACCGCACAACCAGGCGCGGTCGGCGTTCCAGCGGCAGGTCTACGGCAGCCTCGCCGCACGCCTCCTCCGGTCGGTCGAGGGCGACCGGCCACCCAGCCAGCAGGACCTCACCGACGCCGCCGGCGACCTGCTGGCGACCGACTCGCTGGTCGCCGCGGTCGACCGGCTGTGGCCGTACCTCACGCCCGAGGGGCTGCTCGCGGGCTTCTACGCCACGCCCGCGCTGCGGCACCGCGTCGCGCGCACGCTCACCGAGCGGGAACGCGACCTGCTGCAGCGCACGCCGGGCGAGGGCTGGACTCCGGCCGACGTCCCGCTCCTCGACGAGATCGCCAGGCGCCTCGGCCCGGTCCCCATCGCCGACCCGCTCGCCGACCTCCGTGCCGAGGAGGAGCGCGCCGAGCGCCGGGCCGCGGCCGACACGATCGGTCAGCTCGAGCTGCCCATGCCGGTGAGCGCCGCGACGGTGGCCGAGCGCTACCGCGGCGGCGGCGAGCGCCGTACCGTCGCGCAGCACGCCGCCGAGGACCGCGAGTGGACCTACGGCCACGTCATCGTCGACGAGGCGCAGGAGCTGTCGCCGATGGCCTGGCGCATGCTGCAGCGGCGCTGCCCGGCCAGGTCCATGACTGTCGTGGGCGACCTGGCGCAGACGAGCGCGCCGTGGGGCGCTCGTGCCTGGGAGGACGCGCTCGGCGAGTACGCCGGCGATCGGCTGCGCGTCGAGGAGCTCACCGTCAACTACCGCACGCCCACCGAGATCATGAGCGTCGCGGGCAACGTGCTGCGGTCGGTCGATCCCGACGCGTCGGTGCCCGAGTCGATCCGCAGCACAGGCGAGCCGCCGTGGGTCGTCCGCGTCTGCCCCGACACGCTCGTCGACACCCTCGTCAAGGCGGTCGTCGACGAGGCGTCGCTCCTCGACGACGGCATGGTCGCGGTCGTCGTCCCCACCGCACGCCGCGACGAGCTCGACCGGCGTCTCGCCGAGCTGCGCCCCGACCTGTTGAGTACGAGGCGCGCCGAGCTCGACTCGCCCGTCGTCGTGCTCGACGTCGCGTCGGCGAAGGGACTCGAGTTCGACGCCGTCCTCGTCGTCGAGCCTGGCGAGATCCTTGCCGAGGGCGCCCGCGGCGCCCACGACCTGTACGTCGCCCTGAGCCGTGCGACCAAGCGCCTGGGCGTCGTGCACCTCGCCGACCTCCCGCCGGCGATGGGCGCGCTCGGGTAG